AGGAAGAGCTGGACGAAAAGCAGTCCACCCTGGACCAGCGAGTTGAACAGGTCGAAGCCCGGCTGGTCGAGCTGGAAAAACAACGCAAAGCCGCCGGCCAGCACGTTCCCGGTCCGGTGCTCGGTCGCTACGAGTTCATCCGTTCCCGGCTCTCCGCTCCGGTCATCGTCCCTGTAATCGAAGGCGTGTGCACCGGCTGCAACATTGCCATTCCACCACAGGGCTTCATCGAGTTGCAGAAAGGTCAGCAGATCCTCAACTGCCCCAACTGCCAGCGCCTCATCTATTGGTGCGAGCACTTCGAGGAAAGCCATCAGCCCATTCCCGGGAAGCCCCAGGTTGCCGCCAGGAAACAGCCCGAGGCGGCCGAGGAAGCCGAGTAGCAACGTAAGACTTCGGCGAAAGGAATACTCTATGAAATGAGCTTTCTCGCTCGCGCTCTCTTTTTCATGAGAATGACGTAGAGTTTTTCTGAACCATCTCGCCAGGAAAACTGCTCACCGGCAGCGTTGGAAACGGAGCCTGAGGGAAGAACCTTCTTCAGAAAGATTTTCCACCTGCCGGTCTTCCTTTGACGTTTGGGAAATCAGGCATTATCTGCTTGATCGGGAGTCGGACGGGTCGTCGCTTGGGGCGTATGCGCCCCGAGAGGAAAGTCCGGGCTCCGCAGGGCAGGACGCTGGGTAACCCCCAGGGGGAGCGATCCCCGGACAGTGCCACAGAAAACAAACCGCCCGCGCGGCACACCGCCGCCCGGGTAAGGGTGAAACGGTGGGGTAAGAGCCCACCAGTTGCCGCGGCGACGCGGCAAGCTTGGTAAACCCCGTCCGGAGCAAGACCAAATAGGGGGGCGTTTGAGGTCGGCCCGGCCGAAGCCCCCGGGTAGGTTGCTCGAGGCCAGGAGTAATCCTGGCCCCAGAGGAATGACGACCACCCGCCCTCGCGGCGGGTACAGAACCCGGCTTACAGTCCGGCTCCCATCTTTTTTTCGAGACCACGCCATGTCAGCACCTTCGCCTTCCACATGGGCCGTCGTTCTTGCCGCGGGCAGCGGATCGCGCATGCGCGCCGACCGGCCCAAGCAGTTCCTGGAGTTCGAAGACGCTCCGCTGTTCTGGCGTTCTGCGCAGACCTTCGCCGGCATGCCGGATATTGCCGGCATCGTCTTCGTGTTCCCGCCCGCCATGCTCGATGCAAGCGCGCGAATAGCAGAGGAACTCTTCTCCCGCCAGCCCTTCGGACTGCCTTGGAAAACCGCGCCCGGCGGAAAGCGCCGTCAGGACTCCGTTGCAGCGGGACTCGCCGTGCTGCCCAAAGAATGCGACACGGTGCTCGTGCACGATTCTGCCCGGCCATTCTTTTCCGCCGGCCTGGCGACACGTCTGCTGGATGCCCTGAGCGACGAGATTCCGGCCGCCATTCCGGCTCTGGCCGTGACGGACACCGTCAAGGAGGTCGAATCCGGTCGCGTGGTTCGCACGCTGGACCGCAGCAGGCTGTATGCGGTGCAGACGCCCCAGGCTTTCCGCCGTGATGTGCTTGAGGCGGCGCATGAACTGTCCCGTTCAGAAAACCTCGAGGCCACGGATGACGCCTCTCTGGTGGAAGCGCTGGGCAGACCTGTGGCCGTTGTGGAGGGCGAGTCCGGCAACGTGAAGATCACCACGCCCGAGGACGCCAGACTCCTCGACAAGGAGGCGGTCATGATTCCCGTCACGGGATTCGGCTACGATGTGCACAAGTACGGCCCTGGGCGGCCTATGGTTCTGGGTGGCGTGCCCATCCAGGGCGGCCCTGAGGTGGTGGCCCACTCCGATGGCGACGTCCTGCTTCATGCTCTGACGGACGCTTTGCTCGGCTGCATGGGCGGGGGAGACATTGGCCAACGCTTTCCGGACAGCGACCCCGCATACGCCGGCATGGAATCCAGTCTTTTCCTTCGCGAGGTTCTGGAGGATGCCCGCCGCAGCGGTCTGGAGATCGTCCATGCAGACTTGACGATCATCGCCCAAATCCCCAAAGTGGGGCCGCACCGTGAACGTATCGTGAAGAATGTCGCCGCTCTGCTCGGTCTGCCGCCCGAGCGCGTGGCCGTGAAGGCCACCACTGAGGAAGGCCTCGGCTTCACCGGCGAGAAAAAAGGCATCAAGAGCGTGGCCGTGGTCACCGCTGTCCGTCGCGGCTGATCTTCCGGCGCGTTTTCCTGCGCGAGGTTCCACCATGTCTTTCTTTTTTTCATCGAGCCGTACGGCTCACACGACCATCCCCTGCCGGCATTGCGACACGCCCCTCATCGCCCAGCGTGGCTGCCGCGAGGTCAGGTTGTATTGCGAAACCTGTCGGAAAAACTACGATCTCAAGGAATATGTCCACCTCATGGACGAGGCCCTGGAGACGTTCCTCGACCAGGCGTTCTGCGATCGGATATAAGCGCCCGGAGCCACGATTCCCCGGCTGTCAGCTTGTCAGACGTTCCCCCGGGTGCTACCAATACGAAAATAATCCGGATTCCATTGCCCATCGAATAAGGAGCCCAGCGACCATGAAAGTCGAGCAGATTTCCATCTTCCTGGAGAACAAGGCGGGACGTCTTGCCGAAGTGACCCGTATCCTCTCGGAAAACAAGATCAATATTCGTGCGCTCTCCCTTGCCGACACCTCGGATTTCGGCATCCTGCGACTCATCGTGTCCGATACCCAGAAGGCCCGCGAAGCGCTCAAAGAAAACGGCTTCACCGTGGGCCGCACCACTGTCGTTGCCGTGGAAGTGCCGGACGCGCCAGGCGGCCTAGCGAACATCCTGGAGATTCTTTCCTCCCAGGGCGTGAATGTGGAGTACATGTATGCATTCGTGCACCAGAGCGGCAAGAACGCCATTCTCATCTTCCGCTTCGACCGCACTGATCAGGCCATCGAAACTCTTGAGCAAAACAACATCAAGGTCGTGCCAGGCGAGAAAGTATACAGCCTGTAGCCCACGCCGCACATTCGCACAGAAAAGGCCGCTCCATTTGAAGCGGCCTTCTTCATTACTCAGGGCAGAGTGCTTCAAACATTCTGCTCTCGCGTCGTTCGCCGTGTGGCCCCGCTTTCTGCGTGGCCGTGCTTATTACTTCGAGCAACCAAATATTGAATATTTTGTGCTCTCAGTAATATGAAATGACAGACAACCGAACTCGTGGCGCTAAAACCGACAGTGAGCTATAGCCCCGGTTCGGATGTCCGGCGCGGTCTGGCTGGGTTGCCCATCACCGTAGCGCAGGCGGGCACGTCCCGCGTGACCACGCTGCCTGCGCCGATGATGGCGTCGTCCCCGACGGTGACGCCCGGCAGGATGATCGCCCCCGAGCCGATCCAGACATTACTGCCGATGCATATGGGCTTGCCGCATTCAAGCCCCTGCCGTCGCAAAACGGGATCGCGCGGATGGTCTGCCGTAAGGAGCTGCACGTACGAGCCGATCTGGGCGCCTGCGTCCACTGCGATTGTGGCTACATCCAGAAACACGCAACCGAAGTTGGCGAACACGCCATTGCCCAGACGGATGTTGTAGCCGTAATCGCAGTAGAACGGCGGTCTCAGAACGACGTCTTCACCAACCGCTCCGAGCAGTTCGGCGAGGATGGCCGAGCGCTGCTCAGCATCCGCGGGGCCTGTTGCATTGTAGACCCGAAACAGCCGCTCCGCGCGCAGGAGGTCGGCCGCGATCTCCGGACCTGTGGCGCGATACAACTCGCCCGCCAGCATCTTCTCCTTCTCGCTGCGGCCGTCAGATTCCGCCATGAACCCGTGCCTCCAGTTGTAGCACCAAACAACGGCCAGGCTAGCCCAGCACGTCGGCCATGCCGTAGAGCCGGCCGGGAGCCTGGTTAACGAGCCACTTGGCGGCCCGAATGGCGCCTTGGGCAAAGGTTTCGCGCGAGTGCGCCTGATGCGTCACTTCAATGCGCTCGCCTGGTCCAAGAAAATAGACTGTGTGCACGCCCACCACGTCGCCGCCGCGGATGGTCTGCACGCCGATCTCCTTTTCCGGCCGCGCGCCGATGATGCCTTCGCGACAGTAGTTGCCTACATCGGAGAGCTTCCAGTCCCGCGCTTCAGCCAGGCATTCCGCCAGCTTCAGGGCCGTGCCGCTCGGCGCGTCCTTTTTCTTGTTGTGGTGGAGCTCCACCATCTCCAGATCATACGCCTCGCCCAGCATGCGCACCAGCCGCGGCAGCACGTCCAGCAGCACGTTCACGCCCACGCTCATGTTCGGCGCCCACAGGATGGGCGCGCTGGCTGCCGTGTCCTGCAAGATTTTCTGCTGATCCACGTTGAGCCCGGTGGTTCCGGCCACCAGGGGATTGCCGTGAACGGCGCAGATCCTGGCCGAGTTCACCGTGCTCTCCGGCGCCGTGAAATCGATGACCACCGCCCCGGGCAGCTTGGGCAACACCTCGTTCAGATCGGACGAGACCATGCACTCATACCCCGTGAGCTCGAGCACGGAGCTGGGACGCTCCACCACCGCGGCGAGGGTCATATCCGGATCTTCCTGCACCAGTGAAGCGATGGTCGAGCCCATGCGACCCTTCGCGCCCATGACGATAATGGCTGCGGACATGCGCGCCTCCTTGTGTTTTGTCTGTAGTGTTTCCTGGTTACTTGCCAATGAGACGCAAAAACTCGTCCGCGTCCATACGCGGCACGTTCAGTTTTGCTGCTTTGTCCAGCTTGCTCTGGCCGGGCTTGTCACCCACTACGAGAATGTCCAGATTTTTAGATACCGTGGAAGCCGCTTCACCGCCGGCTTCGATGACCGCCTGCCTGGCCTCGTCCCGCGTGAGTCCTGGCACGGCCCCGGTCACGAGCACCTTCTTGCCGGACAACGGGCCCTCCACCGGCGCTTCCGAAAGCTCGGGCAGATCGCTCTCGGGCCACAAGCCAATGTCGCGCAGCCGGTTCAACAGTTCGCGGTTGCTCTCGTTGGTAAAGAAAGCGCGCAGGGAGGCGGCCACCTCGGGTCCGATGTCCGGCAGTTCCTGTAACGGGTCGGGCTCGTCCTCGCCAAGTTCCCGCCCGGCCTCGCTGAACAGATTGTCCATGCTGCGAAAATGTGCGGCCAGGGTGCGCGCGGTCTGCTCCCCCACCAGCCGGATACCCAGGGCTGCGATGAGCCGGCGCATAGGGGCGTTCTTGGCGGCCTCCACACTTGCAAGGATGTTGTCCGCGAGCTTGGGGCCCATCCGGTCCAGCTTCAGAAGCTCGTCCCTGTCCAGGGAGAACATATCCGCCGGCGTGGTCACCATGCCGGCATCTATGAATTGTTCCACCCACTTCTTGCCCACGCCTTCCATATCGAGCCCGGCCTTGGACACGAAATGGATGAGCCGCTGACGCCGGACTGCCGGGCAAGCCATATTCGGACAACGCCACGCCGCCTCGCCGGGAAGGCGCACGGTCTCCGCGCCGCATTCGGGACAAGTCTCGGGAAACACGAACTCCCGTTCGTCACCGGTGCGCTTTTCGGAAAGCGGACGTACGACCTCGGGGATAACGTCCCCAGCGCGCTGGATAACTACGTGATCGCCGATCTTCAGATCCTTGGCGCGTATCTCGTCCTCGTTGTGCAAGGTGGCGCGGGATACGGTGACGCCGGCCAGAGAGACCGGCTCCAGAATAGCCACGGGCGTGAGCGCTCCGGTGCGGCCCACCTGCACGCGGATATCCTGCAACACGGTGACGCCCTGATGCGCCGGGAATTTCAGTGCGATGGCCCATCGCGGTGCGCGGGCCGTGGCTCCGAGGTCGGCTTGGAGCTCGCGGTCGTCCAGCTTGGCCACCACGCCGTCTATCTCGAACGGGAACTGAGTCCGCGCCTGGGAAAGCTCCTCGTAAGCGGCCTCCACTTCGGCCGGACTTTCGCAGCGGCGGCCCCTGGGCGGAATGGTGAAACCCAGCGCGCCCAAGCCTTCCATGACCCTGGTCTGCGTGGACCAGTCCGGCGCGTCCACGCCTGCCGGCCATTCCACCCGGCCCACACCGTAGGCAATGAACTTGAGCGGACGCTGCGCCGTAATGCGGGAATCAAGTTGCCGCACCGAGCCGGCCGCGGCATTTCGCGGGTTGGCGAAAACCTTGCCGCCCTCTTCCAGCTGCCGGGAGTTCATGGTTTCGAAGTCGTCGCGGTGCATAAGCACCTCCCCGCGCACATCCAGCACGGCCGGGGCGGGCATGTCGTCACGAAAGCGCAGTGTAAGCGGCAGGTTGCGAACGGTGCGCATGTTCTCTGTGACGTTCTCGCCGGTTTCACCGTCGCCGCGCGTGGCCCCAACGGCCAGTTGTCCATTTTCATAGACAACCTCCACGGCCAGGCCATCCATCTTCGGGTCTGCCCAGAAAGCCAGCGAACTCGCGTCCCGATCGGGCAACAGGCGGCTCAAGCGGTCGATGAAATTGCGAAAATCTTGCACCGAAAAGCCGTTGTCCAGGCTGTACATGGGCAGCGCGTGGCGATAATGCGCGAAAGCTTCGAGTGGTGCGCCACCAACGCGTTTGGTCGGGGAGTTGGGATCGTCGAGCTCAGGATGCTCCGTTTCCAGCTGTTTGAGTTCATCGAACAGGGCGTCGTACTCCGGGTCAGAAATCTCCGGATCATCCAGGACGTAGTATCGATAATCGTGGTAGGCGATCATCCGGCGCAGCGTCTCCACCCGCCGTTGCAGTTCGTTATTGTCTTGCTCAGTCAACGTGCCCTGCTCCTTATATTCGGTCGAAATCGCGCCGGTATGACTTCCAGCGCGTCAGTTCATCTTGGTAACGCGGTCCCAGATGCGACGCAAGATAGTTCGCCTCGGCGCGGGCCGCTTTGTCCATGAATCCGTCCACGGTCCGCGCTGTGGCATGGTACGTGTGGCGGATTACTATCTGTTGGTCCACCACCAGGCGAAATCCAGCCTCGGCGATTCGCCGGCTCAACACGAGGTCCACCCCGTATCCGTACGGATTGTTCAGGCAATCCACCCCGCCGGCCGCAGCCACGGCCTGGAGATCGAGCAATGGCGCTATGCCGTCCACGAGTGCGACCTCGCTCACCTGCATGTGGGGATTCACAACCATCTGTGGGTGGTAGGGATTGCTTCGCACGGCCGGAGCCCAGCAGCCCACGGGCGTTCCGGATTTTTCCAGACGCTTCAGCCGCGCCAGGGCGCGACCGATGTATGATGGATCGGACACGAAAAGGACGTCGTTGTTCAGGAACCAGAGTTTCCGCACGCCCTGCGCGGCAAATGTGTCCACTACGTATTCGAGCGCGCCGGCCCAATAGATGTTCGCGTCAAGGCGGAGCCAAGCACCCGGGTACGGCTGCGGCGCAGCGTTGTCCAGAACGAAAATGCGTTCGGACCATTCCGGATCGGCTGCGAGGAGTTGACGGTGCAAACGCGCCGTCAGGGCTGGATCGCCGTAATGAAGAACGACGAGCGCGAATTGGGACTTAATCATTTGAAATTATGGCGTGTTGTAAAGAAAGCTGAAGTGTGTAAAATATATCATACATTCACAATGGCTTGCTTTATCTGCAAGAGAATTCCTCACGCAGCCATTGTTGCTTTCCTGCACCTGCAGGCAACAGGGATTGCATGTCCGACTCCGAACATATCCCGGCCTCGCCTTCGCCGCAAACGCCAATCTGGCGTCCGGACCACGTTTTCCCCCACGACATACCCGATAACCTCAAAGAAATGCTGCTTGTGGGCAGCGTGGGCACCTTGCATCGCACGGCCATGGCAGGCGCCGCCCTCGGCTGGTCGACCAATGGCAGCCATCGTGGTCCACGGCTCGCCCTGGACATGCTCTCCGCCGCCTGGGAAGCCGACCCGCTCAATCTGGTCGCCGCCCACCACACGGTGAAGCTTGCCGACCAACTCGGGCTGAGCGACGCGCCTCTTCCCGCCGTGCTGCGAGAGCTCCTCGCCCGCGTCAGGGACGAAAAGCCCCATGACGCCTCATTCCGCAGACGTCCGGCGGACGAACAGCTGGAAATGCTTCTGGCCGAGCTGTCCCGGAACATCTTTCTGCCGCGATCGCTGGATCTCGCAATCCGGCTGGCCATAGCCATGGGCTGCAAGAATCGCGTGCTCACCCTGCTTTCCAAGCCATGGCCGCCGGTTCTGCAACCAGTCCGCCTGCTGCTGCTCGGTCGGATGCACCACTTTACCGGCGATCCTGAAACCGCATCGCTGCATTACCGTGTGGCCGACGAGTACCTCGAAGCAGCAGAGGCCGAAGCCAGCCTGGCCATGTGCCTCTACGAACTGGGACACAAGGACGAGGCTGTCTCGCGCCTGACGAGCGTGCTGCGGCGCCGGCCATGGCACGTGAACGTGCGGCTGACACTGTACGACCTCATCCACCGCATCCACGCGCGCAAGGGGTGTATTCCGGACAGCCTCGCCGTGCTGCTCTACACATTCAACAAATCCGGCGAACTGGACGCGACCCTGAAACGGGTTTTCGACTCCGAACTCATCGGCGCCAAAGTCCACGTGCTGGACAACGGTTCCAGCGACCGGACCGGCAATGTCTGTGCGGCGTGGCTCCGTCGGGTCGGCCCCGAGAGACTAGCCGTGCACAGGCTGCCTACAAACATCGGCGCGCCGGCTGCTCGCAACTGGCTGCTGGCATTGGACGAGGTGCGGACCTGCGAGTTCGTTGCGTTCCTGGACGATGACGCGCAGCCCCCGCCGGACTGGATTCGCCGTCTCGTCACGGCGCAGGAGCTCTACCCGGAGGCCGGGGCCTGGGGGTGCCGCGTGCATGATGCCGGTCTGACGCCTTTCACCCAATCCGTGGACCTGCAACCACGTCCGCCATACGGAACCCCGGCGGACCACCCCGAGGTCTCGGACCTCCACCTGCAAGGGCTGGATCCCGGTTACTTCAAATACGTGCGGCCGGCGCTTTCCGTTACTGGATGCTGCCACATGTTTCCCCGCAAATCTTTCGACATCGTGGGCGGTTTCGACCTGCGCTACTCCCCCAGCCAGCTGGATGATCTGGACCTGGACCTGCGTCTTGCAGAGCGGGAAACGCCGCCCGTGTACCAGGGGCATCTGGGCGTGGGCCATTTGAAGCGAACGGGCGTGCTCTCGGAAAGCGACTCCAGAACGGCGGCCAACAGCCGCGGCAATCAGGAGAAGCTGCATGGCAAGTACGCCGGCGAACGCTGGCACACCATCCGCCGCAAGATGCTCTCCATCCTGCACATGGACCTCGAAGAAAAGTCCAGATATCTTGAGGTGCTGCTCAAGCCCTGACGCTGCGCTCCCAGAATGTGATGGGCCCTGCTGCTTCGGAACCCCTTTGCCGCTGACGACAAAGAGCGGCTCATCGGCTCCGAAAATGGAGTGACCGCGGGTCGGAAGCCACTCCAAAGCCACCTGAGCCAGCGAGCCTGTCATGCCTGGTTAGACGAGTTCGCCCTTACGCACCTTTCCACGGACACTGAATCCGGGGAAAGGTCTTCAATCCTCCTGGGGGGCGAGGATGGCTTCCCGAATGGAGCGTATCCGGTCGCGCAGTTCGGCGGCGCGCTCGAACTCCAGGTCTTTGGCCGCCTCGCGCATGGCGCGTTCCAGCCTTTTTATCTCGCGGCTCGCCGTTGCCGGATCCATGGAGAAATCCTGGCGGTTCTCGGCAGCCACGGCGTCGCGCCGGCGGTCCTTCTTCGATTTGTCCTTTGACCCCGAATAGATTGTTTCAAGGATATTGGACAATTCCTTGCGCACGGTCTCCGGGGTGATGCCGTGCGCCTCATTGTGGGCAATCTGCTTTTCGCGGCGACGCTCGGTCTCTTCCATGGCTGCGCGCATGGAGGGGGTCATGTTGTCTGCGTAGAGGACGACCCGGCCGCCCACGTTGCGCGCCGCGCGCCCGAAGGTTTGGATGAGGGAGCGCGCAGAACGCAGGAACCCTTCCTTGTCCGCGTCGAGAATGGCTACCAGTGAGACTTCGGGTATGTCGAGCCCTTCGCGCAGCAGGTTTATGCCCACCAGCGCCGTGAATTCGCCGCTGCGCAGGGCATGGATGATCGCGACGCGCTCCAGTGTGTCGATGTCCGAGTGGAGATAGCGCGCCGGCACGCCCATGTTGTTGCAGTACTCGGTCAGGTCCTCGGCCATGCGCTTGGTCAGCGTGGTCACCAGCACGCGCTCGTTCCGCTCTGCCCGGACCTTGATTTCGGCCATGAGGTCATCAACCTGGCCCTTGGTGGGGCGGACTTCCACAATCGGATCAAGCAGGCCGGTGGGCCGGATGATCTGCTCGATGACCAGACCCTGCGAGCGCTCGATCTCCCAGTTCGCCGGCGTTGCCGAAACGTAGACCGTCTGGTTAATGCGCTTCAGAAACTCATCGAAGTTCAAGGGCCTGTTGTCCAGGGCCGACGGCAGGCGGAATCCGTACTCCACCAGCGTGGATTTGCGAGAGATATCGCCCTTGTACATGGCCGCCACCTGAGACACGGCGATATGCGACTCATCGATGAACATGATGAAGTCGTCAGGGAAATAATCCAGCAAACTGGCCGGCGGCTCCCCGGGCTTGCGGCCGTCCAGGTGACGGGAATAGTTCTCGATGCCGTTGCAGTAGCCCATTTCCTCGATCATTTCGAGGTCCAGCATGGTGCGCTGTTCCAGCCGCTGAGCTTCCACGAGCTTGTTCTCGTCCTGGAATGCGCGCAGCCGTTCGCCCAGTTCCTCGCGAATGTCTTCCATGGCGCGCTGGAGGTTGTCGCGATCAGAAACGTAGTGGCTCGCGGGGAAGATGACTGTCTTGGCGATGGATTCGCCCACCTCGCCGGTGAGGGGGTCCACATCGTAGATGGCTTCGATCTCGTCGCCGAAGAA
This DNA window, taken from Oceanidesulfovibrio indonesiensis, encodes the following:
- the ispD gene encoding 2-C-methyl-D-erythritol 4-phosphate cytidylyltransferase, which gives rise to MSAPSPSTWAVVLAAGSGSRMRADRPKQFLEFEDAPLFWRSAQTFAGMPDIAGIVFVFPPAMLDASARIAEELFSRQPFGLPWKTAPGGKRRQDSVAAGLAVLPKECDTVLVHDSARPFFSAGLATRLLDALSDEIPAAIPALAVTDTVKEVESGRVVRTLDRSRLYAVQTPQAFRRDVLEAAHELSRSENLEATDDASLVEALGRPVAVVEGESGNVKITTPEDARLLDKEAVMIPVTGFGYDVHKYGPGRPMVLGGVPIQGGPEVVAHSDGDVLLHALTDALLGCMGGGDIGQRFPDSDPAYAGMESSLFLREVLEDARRSGLEIVHADLTIIAQIPKVGPHRERIVKNVAALLGLPPERVAVKATTEEGLGFTGEKKGIKSVAVVTAVRRG
- a CDS encoding dual CXXC motif small (seleno)protein, which encodes MSFFFSSSRTAHTTIPCRHCDTPLIAQRGCREVRLYCETCRKNYDLKEYVHLMDEALETFLDQAFCDRI
- a CDS encoding ACT domain-containing protein, coding for MKVEQISIFLENKAGRLAEVTRILSENKINIRALSLADTSDFGILRLIVSDTQKAREALKENGFTVGRTTVVAVEVPDAPGGLANILEILSSQGVNVEYMYAFVHQSGKNAILIFRFDRTDQAIETLEQNNIKVVPGEKVYSL
- the dapB gene encoding 4-hydroxy-tetrahydrodipicolinate reductase yields the protein MSAAIIVMGAKGRMGSTIASLVQEDPDMTLAAVVERPSSVLELTGYECMVSSDLNEVLPKLPGAVVIDFTAPESTVNSARICAVHGNPLVAGTTGLNVDQQKILQDTAASAPILWAPNMSVGVNVLLDVLPRLVRMLGEAYDLEMVELHHNKKKDAPSGTALKLAECLAEARDWKLSDVGNYCREGIIGARPEKEIGVQTIRGGDVVGVHTVYFLGPGERIEVTHQAHSRETFAQGAIRAAKWLVNQAPGRLYGMADVLG
- the ligA gene encoding NAD-dependent DNA ligase LigA, with the protein product MTEQDNNELQRRVETLRRMIAYHDYRYYVLDDPEISDPEYDALFDELKQLETEHPELDDPNSPTKRVGGAPLEAFAHYRHALPMYSLDNGFSVQDFRNFIDRLSRLLPDRDASSLAFWADPKMDGLAVEVVYENGQLAVGATRGDGETGENVTENMRTVRNLPLTLRFRDDMPAPAVLDVRGEVLMHRDDFETMNSRQLEEGGKVFANPRNAAAGSVRQLDSRITAQRPLKFIAYGVGRVEWPAGVDAPDWSTQTRVMEGLGALGFTIPPRGRRCESPAEVEAAYEELSQARTQFPFEIDGVVAKLDDRELQADLGATARAPRWAIALKFPAHQGVTVLQDIRVQVGRTGALTPVAILEPVSLAGVTVSRATLHNEDEIRAKDLKIGDHVVIQRAGDVIPEVVRPLSEKRTGDEREFVFPETCPECGAETVRLPGEAAWRCPNMACPAVRRQRLIHFVSKAGLDMEGVGKKWVEQFIDAGMVTTPADMFSLDRDELLKLDRMGPKLADNILASVEAAKNAPMRRLIAALGIRLVGEQTARTLAAHFRSMDNLFSEAGRELGEDEPDPLQELPDIGPEVAASLRAFFTNESNRELLNRLRDIGLWPESDLPELSEAPVEGPLSGKKVLVTGAVPGLTRDEARQAVIEAGGEAASTVSKNLDILVVGDKPGQSKLDKAAKLNVPRMDADEFLRLIGK
- a CDS encoding glycosyltransferase family 2 protein — encoded protein: MIKSQFALVVLHYGDPALTARLHRQLLAADPEWSERIFVLDNAAPQPYPGAWLRLDANIYWAGALEYVVDTFAAQGVRKLWFLNNDVLFVSDPSYIGRALARLKRLEKSGTPVGCWAPAVRSNPYHPQMVVNPHMQVSEVALVDGIAPLLDLQAVAAAGGVDCLNNPYGYGVDLVLSRRIAEAGFRLVVDQQIVIRHTYHATARTVDGFMDKAARAEANYLASHLGPRYQDELTRWKSYRRDFDRI
- a CDS encoding glycosyltransferase family 2 protein; the encoded protein is MSDSEHIPASPSPQTPIWRPDHVFPHDIPDNLKEMLLVGSVGTLHRTAMAGAALGWSTNGSHRGPRLALDMLSAAWEADPLNLVAAHHTVKLADQLGLSDAPLPAVLRELLARVRDEKPHDASFRRRPADEQLEMLLAELSRNIFLPRSLDLAIRLAIAMGCKNRVLTLLSKPWPPVLQPVRLLLLGRMHHFTGDPETASLHYRVADEYLEAAEAEASLAMCLYELGHKDEAVSRLTSVLRRRPWHVNVRLTLYDLIHRIHARKGCIPDSLAVLLYTFNKSGELDATLKRVFDSELIGAKVHVLDNGSSDRTGNVCAAWLRRVGPERLAVHRLPTNIGAPAARNWLLALDEVRTCEFVAFLDDDAQPPPDWIRRLVTAQELYPEAGAWGCRVHDAGLTPFTQSVDLQPRPPYGTPADHPEVSDLHLQGLDPGYFKYVRPALSVTGCCHMFPRKSFDIVGGFDLRYSPSQLDDLDLDLRLAERETPPVYQGHLGVGHLKRTGVLSESDSRTAANSRGNQEKLHGKYAGERWHTIRRKMLSILHMDLEEKSRYLEVLLKP
- the uvrB gene encoding excinuclease ABC subunit UvrB; translation: MENSFKLVSEFSPKGDQPTAIQALVENLGQGVRDQVLLGATGTGKTFTMASVIERLGRPALILAPNKTLAAQLYNEFRSLFPRNAVEYFVSYYDYYQPEAYVPQSDTYIEKDSSINDEIDKLRHAATHALLTRRDVVIVASVSCIYGLGSPEYYAKMVIPVETGQTLSMKNLMNRLVEVQYTRNDLDFHRGTFRVRGDVLEIIPAYHHERALRLEFFGDEIEAIYDVDPLTGEVGESIAKTVIFPASHYVSDRDNLQRAMEDIREELGERLRAFQDENKLVEAQRLEQRTMLDLEMIEEMGYCNGIENYSRHLDGRKPGEPPASLLDYFPDDFIMFIDESHIAVSQVAAMYKGDISRKSTLVEYGFRLPSALDNRPLNFDEFLKRINQTVYVSATPANWEIERSQGLVIEQIIRPTGLLDPIVEVRPTKGQVDDLMAEIKVRAERNERVLVTTLTKRMAEDLTEYCNNMGVPARYLHSDIDTLERVAIIHALRSGEFTALVGINLLREGLDIPEVSLVAILDADKEGFLRSARSLIQTFGRAARNVGGRVVLYADNMTPSMRAAMEETERRREKQIAHNEAHGITPETVRKELSNILETIYSGSKDKSKKDRRRDAVAAENRQDFSMDPATASREIKRLERAMREAAKDLEFERAAELRDRIRSIREAILAPQED